In a genomic window of bacterium:
- the tilS gene encoding tRNA lysidine(34) synthetase TilS, giving the protein MARDPLAAQVRETIRTHAMLAGGERVVAAVSGGPDSTVLLSVLAALREDLRLDLHAAHLNHGLRPEASLDAAAAAGMAASLGCPYHEATEDVAAAAARERRSIEDAGREARYRFLAGVAARIQAAVIATGHTRDDQAETVLMRLLRGSGPRGLAGIPPVRPHGGLRVIRPLIETPRAEITRYLARHALDAREDASNRDLSVLRNRVRLVLLPILEGYNPDVRRALARLAGVMRDEADALDALSARDVDAVLRGTRASVRIAPDAFERLPVALQRRALREAIRRVRGNGDQIAFVHIEEARLGVLGGRSGAVWEAPGGVRIFRRPDVIEVTAM; this is encoded by the coding sequence ATGGCACGCGATCCGCTCGCGGCGCAGGTTCGCGAGACCATCCGAACGCACGCGATGCTCGCCGGCGGCGAGCGCGTCGTCGCGGCGGTGTCGGGCGGACCGGATTCGACCGTGCTGCTGTCGGTGCTGGCCGCGCTGCGGGAGGACCTCCGCCTCGATCTGCACGCCGCCCATCTCAACCACGGCCTCCGGCCCGAGGCGTCGCTCGATGCCGCCGCGGCGGCCGGGATGGCCGCCTCCCTCGGCTGTCCTTACCATGAAGCGACCGAGGACGTCGCGGCGGCGGCCGCGCGCGAGCGGCGCTCGATCGAGGACGCCGGCCGCGAGGCGCGGTACCGGTTCCTCGCCGGCGTCGCCGCGCGGATCCAGGCGGCGGTCATCGCGACGGGGCATACTCGGGACGATCAGGCGGAGACGGTGCTGATGCGCCTCCTTCGGGGGAGTGGACCGCGGGGACTGGCGGGCATCCCGCCGGTGCGGCCCCACGGCGGCCTGCGCGTGATCCGTCCGCTGATCGAAACGCCGCGCGCCGAGATCACCCGTTATCTCGCGCGGCACGCGCTCGACGCGCGCGAGGACGCGTCCAACCGCGATCTCAGCGTGCTCCGCAACCGCGTCCGCCTTGTCCTTCTGCCGATTCTTGAAGGGTATAATCCCGATGTGCGGCGGGCGCTCGCAAGGCTTGCCGGCGTGATGCGAGACGAAGCGGATGCGCTCGACGCGCTGAGCGCGCGTGATGTGGACGCGGTGCTTCGCGGCACCCGCGCCTCGGTGCGGATCGCTCCGGACGCGTTTGAGCGGCTCCCGGTCGCCCTGCAGCGTCGCGCGCTGCGGGAGGCGATCCGGCGGGTGCGCGGGAACGGCGACCAGATTGCGTTCGTTCATATAGAAGAGGCCCGTTTAGGGGTCCTCGGCGGCCGGTCCGGCGCGGTGTGGGAGGCGCCGGGCGGGGTGCGGATCTTTCGGCGGCCGGATGTGATCGAAGTGACGGCGATGTAG
- a CDS encoding cupin domain-containing protein, producing MGREWFHNLREGGIPRTLAAGIRARVFPGTHVMLSVVEIEPWSESPVHAHPNEQWGLCLEGEWIRIQDGVEYPVRAGDFWETPPNVPHGGRALAGRCVVLDVFAPPRDDYRRAGAGYGDAEVRGKARDGA from the coding sequence ATGGGCCGTGAGTGGTTCCATAACCTCCGCGAGGGGGGCATTCCGCGCACGCTGGCCGCCGGCATCCGCGCGCGGGTGTTTCCGGGCACGCACGTGATGCTCTCCGTCGTCGAGATCGAGCCGTGGTCCGAGTCGCCCGTGCACGCGCATCCCAACGAGCAGTGGGGGCTGTGCCTGGAGGGGGAATGGATTCGGATCCAGGACGGCGTCGAGTATCCGGTCCGGGCGGGCGATTTTTGGGAGACGCCGCCGAATGTGCCCCACGGGGGACGCGCGCTTGCCGGCCGCTGCGTCGTGCTCGACGTCTTCGCGCCGCCGCGGGACGATTATCGCCGCGCGGGCGCGGGCTACGGCGACGCTGAAGTGCGGGGGAAGGCGCGGGACGGCGCCTAG
- a CDS encoding peptidoglycan DD-metalloendopeptidase family protein — MTQRIAPLARAVIVALVAGTLSGVGGSAPGAVMLPAAGTPAAPAVPGQPWQTPTVLVPIGAQVAGSVLKVDVDDRRYVTAGTVLIELDPSRYRTALAQARARAAALTAQVNAAQARLAAGRHQAAAGVTAAVGSASTMPPLPSLPPIAVPKVDAATKAQLAQVQQQIVAARTEVLSDAQSEAASARQTVDRDQALLAQGLIAAQQLNADTAAYTAAQGQVSAARTELRSAQAGALRAAETVAQAQAAIAAAQRRVSAAQDDAAAATTAVDRDKALVAQGAVAVRQITADTVTQDAAQARLQAATAELHRAQAELTAAQAEAVAAAAVRRQAQILQQAGAVRARHAAQTRVLAQQAASTIVTAAEGARALAALQTDAVNAQTAARRAEANLAETVVRAPAGGWVVPPVVRPGDSVRQGQSVAMLAVDAQRQTGTAAAAPAGATPGASQPRAGPAQLAQIAAGERQVLAELNAEAARISSISATAIPEIPPRPGVVLYGLPNGGAEPFNQANGTVPTLLNGGMPWPILGPITSGFGWRVHPIFDTPEFHTGVDIAASMGAVIDAPAAGTVIFAGSLPANGTLVILDHGNGVTTTYSHLSVYRVYVGEHVQRGQVIAQVGSTGWSTGPHLFFEIRKNGHPINPLSL; from the coding sequence GTGACACAACGGATTGCGCCGCTCGCGAGAGCGGTCATTGTCGCACTCGTGGCGGGCACCTTGTCCGGCGTCGGAGGAAGCGCGCCCGGCGCGGTCATGCTGCCTGCCGCGGGGACACCCGCCGCGCCGGCGGTCCCCGGCCAACCCTGGCAGACACCCACAGTCCTCGTTCCGATTGGAGCCCAGGTCGCCGGCTCCGTGCTCAAGGTCGATGTCGACGACCGCCGCTACGTCACCGCCGGCACGGTGCTGATCGAATTGGACCCGAGCCGCTACCGGACCGCGCTCGCACAGGCGCGCGCCCGCGCGGCGGCGCTGACGGCGCAGGTCAACGCCGCCCAGGCCAGGCTTGCCGCGGGGCGGCATCAGGCCGCCGCCGGCGTCACCGCCGCGGTCGGCAGCGCGTCCACGATGCCGCCGCTGCCTTCTCTGCCGCCAATCGCCGTCCCGAAGGTCGACGCGGCGACCAAGGCGCAGCTCGCACAGGTCCAGCAGCAGATCGTGGCCGCCCGGACCGAGGTGTTGAGCGACGCGCAGTCCGAGGCGGCGTCCGCGCGCCAGACCGTTGATCGCGACCAGGCGCTGCTTGCGCAGGGCCTGATCGCCGCGCAGCAGCTCAATGCCGATACGGCCGCGTACACCGCGGCGCAGGGACAGGTCTCCGCCGCACGCACCGAGCTTCGGAGCGCGCAGGCGGGTGCGCTGCGGGCGGCCGAAACCGTCGCGCAGGCTCAGGCCGCGATCGCGGCGGCGCAGCGCCGCGTAAGCGCCGCGCAGGACGATGCCGCGGCCGCGACGACCGCGGTCGATCGCGACAAGGCGCTGGTGGCGCAGGGAGCGGTGGCCGTGCGGCAGATCACCGCCGATACCGTGACGCAGGACGCGGCGCAGGCGCGCCTCCAGGCGGCGACCGCCGAGCTCCACCGCGCGCAGGCCGAACTGACGGCGGCGCAGGCCGAGGCCGTCGCCGCGGCCGCCGTCCGCCGGCAGGCGCAGATCCTCCAACAGGCCGGGGCGGTACGCGCGCGGCATGCCGCGCAGACGCGGGTGTTGGCGCAGCAGGCCGCCTCCACGATCGTGACCGCCGCGGAGGGCGCGCGCGCTCTCGCGGCGCTTCAGACGGACGCCGTCAACGCGCAGACCGCCGCCCGGCGCGCCGAGGCGAATCTCGCCGAAACGGTCGTGCGCGCCCCGGCCGGCGGATGGGTGGTGCCGCCGGTCGTGCGGCCGGGCGACTCCGTCCGGCAGGGGCAATCGGTGGCGATGCTGGCCGTCGACGCGCAGCGTCAGACCGGTACGGCCGCCGCCGCGCCCGCGGGGGCCACGCCCGGCGCGTCGCAGCCTCGTGCCGGTCCGGCTCAACTCGCCCAGATCGCCGCGGGCGAACGGCAGGTCCTCGCGGAGCTCAACGCGGAAGCGGCGCGCATCTCGTCGATCAGCGCGACCGCCATCCCCGAGATCCCGCCCCGCCCGGGCGTCGTCCTGTACGGGCTACCGAACGGAGGAGCCGAACCGTTCAATCAGGCGAACGGCACCGTGCCGACGCTGCTCAACGGCGGAATGCCGTGGCCGATTCTCGGTCCCATCACGTCCGGCTTCGGATGGCGGGTTCATCCGATCTTCGATACGCCGGAGTTTCACACGGGCGTGGATATCGCGGCCTCGATGGGCGCGGTGATCGACGCGCCGGCCGCCGGCACCGTGATCTTCGCTGGCTCGCTGCCGGCCAACGGGACGCTCGTGATCCTGGACCACGGCAACGGAGTCACGACTACGTACTCGCACCTGTCGGTGTATCGCGTGTACGTCGGCGAACACGTGCAGCGCGGCCAGGTCATTGCCCAGGTCGGCAGCACGGGATGGAGCACCGGTCCGCACCTGTTCTTCGAGATCCGCAAGAACGGGCACCCGATCAATCCCCTGAGCTTGTAG
- a CDS encoding Gfo/Idh/MocA family oxidoreductase, which yields MDRVRWGVLGVANIGMRVVLPAIQQSRNGRIVAIASRDAARADEAAQRLGIARAYGSYAALLDDHEVQAVYVPLPNALHHDWVLRCAAAGKHVLCEKPLTTSPEHAREMVAACARAGVKLMEAFMYRFHPRTERVVEMVARGVVGDLKLLRASFTFPARDPSRNIRFNPALGGGSLYDVGCYAVNVTRMLLGEPEQVFAQGYVGETGVDELVGAVLAFGSGRLALLDCGLTMPRREEYDIIGTEGRLAVPKAFLPGTGDAEIHLIRGAERTVLTVPGVNQYQVMAERFADAVLQDTGVPYSPDDAVGTLRVITALLTSMRTARPVEL from the coding sequence ATGGACCGCGTCCGTTGGGGAGTCCTCGGTGTGGCCAACATCGGCATGCGCGTCGTGCTCCCGGCGATCCAGCAGTCTCGCAACGGACGCATCGTTGCGATTGCAAGCCGGGACGCGGCCAGAGCGGACGAGGCCGCACAACGTCTCGGCATCGCGCGGGCCTACGGCTCGTACGCGGCGTTGCTGGACGATCACGAGGTCCAGGCCGTGTATGTCCCATTGCCGAATGCGCTGCATCACGATTGGGTGCTGCGGTGCGCGGCGGCCGGGAAGCACGTCTTGTGCGAGAAGCCCCTGACCACGTCGCCGGAGCACGCCCGGGAGATGGTCGCGGCGTGCGCGCGGGCCGGCGTGAAACTCATGGAAGCCTTCATGTACCGGTTCCACCCGCGAACAGAACGGGTCGTCGAGATGGTCGCCCGCGGCGTGGTGGGCGACCTCAAACTCCTGCGCGCATCGTTCACGTTTCCGGCCCGGGACCCAAGCCGGAACATTCGGTTCAACCCGGCGTTGGGCGGCGGCTCGCTCTACGATGTCGGGTGTTACGCCGTAAACGTGACCCGGATGCTCCTGGGAGAACCTGAGCAGGTATTCGCTCAAGGGTACGTCGGGGAGACCGGGGTCGACGAACTCGTCGGCGCGGTGCTGGCGTTCGGCTCCGGCCGCCTGGCGCTGCTGGACTGCGGCCTCACGATGCCCCGGCGTGAGGAGTATGACATCATCGGCACGGAGGGACGGCTCGCCGTCCCGAAGGCCTTTCTCCCCGGGACCGGCGATGCGGAGATCCACCTCATACGAGGAGCGGAGCGCACGGTGCTCACCGTGCCGGGCGTCAACCAGTATCAGGTTATGGCAGAGCGATTCGCCGACGCCGTCCTTCAAGACACCGGCGTGCCCTATTCTCCCGACGACGCCGTGGGCACGCTGCGCGTCATCACGGCGCTGCTCACCTCCATGCGGACGGCGAGGCCGGTCGAACTGTGA
- a CDS encoding GspE/PulE family protein yields the protein MAVMPSPAPSTKRNGKSFPSRNDSIGTVLLARRAVTEDQLRQAVEIQRESRGQLGRILVEMGAVSARELARAVAQQWGLPFAELSDDGHPEVARLIPPALAQRHGVVAIDRTADRVVVAMADPANVVAIDDVRLLTGLEVDIIIASADDIARAQNRLQGIDAEMEALLKGAPAPESEVIDEPAGTDEVAVERLRTMVEEAPIVRVVNQIIHQAVRAAASDIHLEPHRREVKVRFRVDGQLQDVMAPPKQIQAALISRVKILANLDIAERRLPQDGHIHLRLEGKEYDLRVSTLPTVLGEKIVIRVLDQSSTRVALNRIGMPNELLAAWEGLVTRPHGMVVVTGPTGSGKTTTLYTALERINTPDRNIVSVEDPVEYQIPRVNQVQVNARTGLTFASGLRSILRQDPDVVLIGEIRDRETAQIAVQASMTGHLVLTTLHTNDAPGAATRLADMGVESFLVTASLTGVLAQRLVRVICPQCKEAYTPPPDALRRLGLDSDRPHALRLYRGRGCDFCRGTGYRGRIGVFELMVMTDRLRAIVLGGGSADQLRASAREDGMRLMRQDGVEKVLEGVTTVEELLRVIFVSGEGA from the coding sequence ATGGCGGTCATGCCGTCGCCGGCGCCCTCCACCAAACGAAACGGCAAGTCGTTCCCGTCGCGCAACGACTCGATCGGGACCGTCTTGCTCGCCCGACGGGCGGTCACCGAGGACCAGTTAAGACAGGCAGTCGAGATCCAGCGCGAAAGCCGCGGCCAGCTCGGCCGCATTCTCGTCGAGATGGGCGCCGTCAGCGCGCGGGAGCTAGCCCGGGCGGTGGCCCAGCAGTGGGGTCTCCCCTTTGCGGAACTCTCGGACGACGGCCACCCCGAGGTGGCGCGATTGATCCCGCCGGCCCTCGCGCAGCGCCACGGCGTCGTCGCCATCGACCGGACGGCGGATCGTGTGGTCGTCGCAATGGCCGACCCGGCCAATGTCGTGGCGATCGATGATGTCCGGCTGCTGACGGGCCTGGAGGTCGACATCATCATCGCCAGCGCCGACGACATCGCGCGGGCGCAGAACCGCCTGCAGGGGATCGATGCGGAAATGGAAGCCCTGCTCAAAGGAGCGCCGGCCCCCGAGTCTGAGGTGATAGACGAACCGGCGGGGACCGACGAGGTCGCCGTGGAGCGCCTGCGGACGATGGTGGAAGAAGCGCCGATCGTCCGGGTGGTCAACCAGATCATTCACCAAGCGGTGCGCGCGGCGGCGAGCGACATCCACCTCGAGCCGCACCGGCGCGAGGTTAAGGTGCGGTTCCGCGTCGACGGGCAACTGCAAGATGTCATGGCGCCACCAAAGCAGATCCAGGCGGCGCTGATCTCGCGTGTGAAGATCCTCGCAAATCTCGACATCGCGGAACGCCGCCTGCCGCAGGATGGGCATATCCATCTGCGCCTCGAGGGCAAGGAGTATGACCTGCGCGTCAGCACGCTGCCAACGGTGCTGGGGGAGAAGATCGTGATCCGGGTGCTGGATCAGTCGAGCACGAGGGTGGCGCTGAACCGGATCGGGATGCCCAACGAGCTCTTGGCGGCGTGGGAAGGCCTGGTCACGAGGCCGCACGGGATGGTCGTCGTCACAGGGCCTACCGGCAGCGGCAAGACGACGACCCTGTACACCGCGCTGGAGCGGATCAACACGCCGGACCGCAACATCGTGAGCGTTGAGGACCCGGTCGAGTACCAGATCCCGCGGGTCAATCAGGTGCAGGTCAATGCGCGGACAGGGTTGACGTTTGCGAGCGGCCTGCGGAGCATTCTACGGCAGGACCCCGACGTCGTGCTGATCGGTGAGATCCGTGACCGGGAGACCGCCCAGATCGCGGTGCAGGCGTCGATGACGGGACATCTGGTGCTGACCACGCTGCACACCAACGACGCGCCGGGGGCGGCGACTCGGCTGGCGGACATGGGAGTCGAGTCGTTTCTGGTCACCGCGTCCCTGACCGGGGTGCTGGCGCAGCGGCTGGTGCGGGTCATCTGTCCGCAGTGCAAGGAGGCGTACACACCTCCCCCGGATGCCCTTCGCCGGCTGGGGCTTGATTCCGACCGTCCCCATGCCTTGCGGCTATACCGGGGCCGGGGCTGCGATTTCTGTCGGGGCACGGGATACCGTGGGCGGATCGGGGTGTTCGAGCTCATGGTCATGACGGACCGGCTGCGCGCGATCGTGCTGGGCGGCGGCTCGGCGGATCAGCTGCGGGCCTCGGCGCGAGAGGATGGGATGCGGCTCATGCGTCAGGACGGGGTGGAGAAGGTCCTCGAGGGGGTTACGACGGTCGAGGAACTGCTGCGCGTCATCTTCGTGTCCGGGGAGGGAGCGTAA
- the ftsH gene encoding ATP-dependent zinc metalloprotease FtsH, whose translation MFNKYVRNLLVWALILVVVLYLVLPLYHQRAPREEISYSEFIDKARSGQVAQVTVSDESVSGQLKDGRSFRAYIPSGDASYIDLLQSKGVTITVEPRSRSSMWPNLLTTMLPFIVLVGLWMLMLRQAQSGSNQAMSFGKSRARLHTEAKTRVTFEDVAGVDEAKEELEEIIEFLRHPKKFQALGAKIPRGVLLVGPPGSGKTLLAKAIAGEAGVPFFSISGSEFVEMFVGVGASRVRDLFEQAKKSAPCLVFIDEIDAVGRQRGAGLGGGHDEREQTLNQLLVEMDGFDPNAGIIVIAATNRPDILDPALLRPGRFDRRIVVDNPDAKGRRAILDVHVRGKPVSEDVALDVLARRTPGFSGADLANMVNEAALLAARRGKKRIGRSEMDEAIERVIAGPQRKSRILSPKERELTAYHEAGHALLGKLLPQANPPHKVTILPRGMALGYTLPLPQEEKYTLTRGEILANITAILGGRVAEEIVFGEITTGAANDFEKATDLARKMVTEFGMSDKLGPLTLGAKHGPVFLGRDLVESRNYSEEIAYEIDKEIRHIIDECYSRARQVLTEHKPVLERISRALLERESLESDELDLLIAGQPLPPDMPETPPPLPGVTQEVKSFPRSENKPVTPSLKPEATG comes from the coding sequence GTGTTCAATAAGTACGTGCGGAATTTGTTGGTCTGGGCCCTCATTCTGGTGGTCGTATTGTACCTCGTGCTGCCGCTGTACCACCAGCGCGCCCCCCGGGAAGAGATCTCCTACAGTGAGTTCATCGACAAGGCCCGCAGCGGTCAGGTCGCGCAGGTGACCGTCAGCGACGAGAGCGTCTCCGGGCAACTGAAGGACGGGCGGTCGTTCCGCGCCTACATTCCGTCGGGCGACGCGTCGTACATCGACCTGCTGCAGTCCAAGGGCGTCACGATCACGGTCGAGCCGCGGTCGCGCTCGTCGATGTGGCCCAACCTGCTGACGACGATGCTCCCGTTCATCGTGCTCGTGGGCCTGTGGATGCTGATGCTCCGTCAGGCGCAGTCCGGATCGAACCAGGCGATGTCGTTCGGCAAGAGCCGCGCCCGTCTGCACACCGAGGCGAAGACGCGGGTGACGTTTGAGGACGTCGCCGGGGTGGACGAGGCGAAGGAAGAGCTGGAGGAGATCATCGAGTTCCTCCGCCATCCGAAGAAGTTCCAGGCCCTCGGGGCGAAGATCCCCCGCGGCGTGCTGCTGGTGGGCCCGCCCGGGAGCGGCAAGACGCTGCTCGCGAAGGCGATCGCGGGCGAGGCGGGGGTGCCGTTCTTCTCCATCTCCGGCAGCGAGTTCGTGGAGATGTTCGTCGGGGTGGGCGCGAGCCGGGTGCGCGACCTGTTCGAGCAGGCGAAGAAGTCGGCGCCGTGCCTCGTGTTCATCGACGAGATCGACGCGGTGGGCCGGCAGCGCGGGGCGGGGTTGGGCGGCGGGCACGACGAGCGCGAGCAGACCCTCAACCAATTGCTGGTCGAGATGGACGGCTTCGATCCCAATGCCGGGATCATCGTGATCGCGGCGACGAACCGGCCGGACATTCTGGACCCGGCCTTGCTGCGCCCGGGGCGGTTCGACCGGCGGATCGTGGTGGACAACCCGGACGCGAAGGGCCGCCGGGCGATCCTGGACGTGCACGTGCGGGGGAAGCCGGTGAGCGAAGACGTGGCCCTCGACGTGCTGGCGCGCCGGACCCCGGGGTTCAGCGGGGCGGACTTGGCCAACATGGTGAACGAGGCGGCGCTCTTGGCGGCGCGGCGGGGGAAGAAGCGGATCGGCCGGTCGGAGATGGACGAGGCGATCGAGCGCGTGATCGCCGGCCCCCAGCGCAAGAGCCGCATCCTCTCGCCGAAGGAGCGGGAGCTCACGGCCTATCACGAGGCGGGGCACGCCCTCTTGGGCAAGCTCCTGCCGCAGGCCAACCCGCCGCACAAGGTGACGATCCTCCCGCGCGGGATGGCGCTCGGCTATACGCTGCCGCTGCCGCAGGAGGAGAAGTACACCCTCACGCGCGGGGAGATCCTCGCCAACATCACGGCGATCCTGGGCGGCCGGGTGGCCGAGGAGATCGTGTTCGGCGAGATCACGACCGGGGCGGCGAACGACTTCGAGAAGGCGACCGACCTCGCGCGCAAGATGGTGACGGAGTTCGGGATGTCGGACAAGCTCGGTCCGCTCACGCTCGGGGCCAAGCACGGGCCGGTGTTCCTCGGGCGCGACCTCGTGGAGAGCCGCAACTACTCGGAAGAGATCGCCTACGAGATCGACAAAGAGATCCGGCACATCATCGACGAGTGCTACAGCCGGGCCCGCCAGGTGCTGACCGAGCACAAGCCCGTGCTGGAGCGGATCTCCCGGGCGCTCCTCGAGCGGGAGTCGCTCGAGAGCGACGAGCTCGACCTGCTGATTGCCGGCCAGCCGCTGCCGCCGGACATGCCGGAAACACCGCCGCCGCTGCCGGGCGTGACGCAGGAGGTCAAGTCGTTCCCGCGGTCCGAGAACAAACCGGTCACGCCGTCGCTGAAGCCCGAGGCAACCGGGTAG